From one Triticum urartu cultivar G1812 chromosome 3, Tu2.1, whole genome shotgun sequence genomic stretch:
- the LOC125548579 gene encoding anthocyanidin 5,3-O-glucosyltransferase-like has product MSVSMTQKTVVLYPSLGVGHLNPMVELANVFLRLGQAVVIAVVNPPDKDAVSEDAMARLSTANPAITFRLLPVPSCGKDHYSHPVLRTIDVLRAANPSLREFLRTLPAVDALVVDMFCVDALDVAAELDIPAYFFFASAVGDLAIMLHLPYYYPAAPCSFKDMGKTVLRFPGVPPIRAVDMSTTMLDRESDIAKERLRHYTRMPGARGFLTNSFDWLEARALEALRYGLCTPGRPTPPVYCIGPLVLPGQTGGSAGGRHACLEWLDAQPERGVVFLCFGSLGTFSAAQLAEVARGLQDSGHRFLWVVRSPPEQKDESVEPDLQASLPEGFLEKTAGRGFVVKNWAPQAEVLRHGAVGAFVTHCGWNSVLEGIVSGVPMICWPLYAEQRMNKVHVVEEMKVGVAVEGYEEGLVKAEEVAAKVRLVMASEEGSKLREKLVAAKEMAAAAVKDGGSSDVAFHEFLMDLEKCRSEKSGEKSM; this is encoded by the coding sequence ATGTCAGTTAGCATGACGCAGAAGACGGTGGTGCTCTATCCCTCGCTCGGCGTGGGCCATCTCAACCCGATGGTGGAGCTGGCCAATGTCTTCCTCCGCCTCGGGCAGGCCGTCGTCATCGCCGTTGTGAACCCGCCGGACAAGGACGCCGTGTCGGAAGACGCAATGGCTCGCCTCTCCACCGCCAACCCAGCCATCACGTTCCGCCTCCTCCCCGTGCCGTCTTGCGGCAAGGACCATTACTCCCACCCGGTCCTGCGCACCATCGACGTGCTCCGCGCCGCCAACCCGTCGCTGCGGGAGTTCCTCCGCACCCTCCCTGCCGTGGACGCCCTCGTGGTCGACATGTTCTGCGTGGACGCGCTCGACGTCGCCGCCGAGCTCGACATCCCCGCATACTTCTTCTTCGCCTCCGCGGTCGGAGACCTCGCCATCATGCTCCACCTGCCGTACTACTATCCCGCCGCCCCGTGCTCGTTCAAGGACATGGGCAAGACGGTGCTCCGCTTCCCCGGCGTGCCGCCGATCCGCGCGGTGGACATGTCGACCACGATGCTGGACCGGGAGAGCGATATCGCCAAGGAACGGTTGCGCCACTACACGCGGATGCCGGGAGCAAGAGGCTTTCTGACGAACAGTTTCGACTGGTTGGAGGCGAGGGCGCTGGAAGCACTCAGGTACGGCCTCTGCACGCCTGGTCGCCCAACGCCGCCAGTCTACTGCATCGGCCCGCTAGTCCTTCCTGGCCAAACGGGAGGGAGCGCCGGCGGGAGACACGCGTGCCTCGAGTGGCTTGACGCGCAGCCGGAGCGGGGCGTGGTATTCCTCTGCTTCGGCAGCCTGGGCACCTTCTCGGCGGCGCAGCTAGCAGAGGTGGCACGCGGGTTGCAGGACTCCGGGCACAGGTTCTTGTGGGTGGTGCGCAGCCCTCCCGAGCAGAAGGACGAGTCGGTCGAGCCGGACTTGCAGGCGTCGCTCCCGGAGGGTTTCTTGGAGAAGACCGCTGGCAGGGGCTTCGTGGTGAAGAACTGGGCGCCGCAGGCGGAGGTGCTGCGTCACGGAGCCGTCGGCGCGTTCGTGACGCACTGTGGGTGGAACTCGGTGCTCGAGGGGATCGTGTCCGGCGTGCCGATGATCTGCTGGCCGCTGTACGCGGAACAGAGGATGAACAAGGTGCACGTGGTGGAGGAGATGAAGGTCGGGGTGGCGGTGGAGGGCTACGAGGAGGGACTGGTGAAGGCAGAGGAGGTGGCGGCGAAGGTGAGGCTGGTGATGGCGTCGGAGGAAGGGAGCAAACTGAGGGAGAAGCTCGTGGCAGCCAAGGAGATGGCGGCGGCCGCTGTGAAAGACGGCGGGTCGTCTGACGTGGCGTTTCACGAGTTCTTGATGGACTTGGAGAAGTGCCGTTCAGAGAAGTCTGGAGAAAAGTCGATGTAG